From a single Raphanus sativus cultivar WK10039 chromosome 3, ASM80110v3, whole genome shotgun sequence genomic region:
- the LOC108844308 gene encoding peroxidase 22 gives MKFFPSFPCSAMGALILGCLMLQASISNAHLRSDFYFGTCPQVFNIIGNVIVDELASDPRITASILRLHFHDCFVNGCDASILLDNSTSFRTEKDAAPNANSARGFNVIDRMKAELETACPETVSCADVLTIASQISVILSGGPWWPVPLGRRDSLQAFFDLANTALPSPFFTLDELKASFAAVGLNLTSDLVALSGGHTFGRAQCQFVTPRLYNFNGTNSPDPSINPTYLAQLRGLCPQNGNGTVLVNFDPVTPDGFDNKYYTNLRNGRGLIQSDQELFSTPQADTITLVEQYSNNNTLFFDAFAKAMIRMGDLKPSTGNQSEIRLNCRVVNSRIMSVESDVDGVVSSI, from the exons ATGAAGTTTTTTCCTTCATTTCCCTGCAGTGCTATGGGAGCCTTAATATTGGGTTGCCTTATGCTTCAAGCATCCATCTCTAATGCTCACTTGAGGTCTGATTTTTATTTCGGAACATGCCCGCAAGTTTTCAATATCATTGGGAATGTCATCGTCGATGAATTGGCCTCCGACCCTCGTATTACCGCTAGCATCCTGCGCCTTCACTTCCATGACTGCTTCGTTAAT GGCTGTGATGCATCGATCCTCCTCGACAATTCCACATCATTCAGGACTGAGAAAGATGCTGCTCCAAACGCAAATTCAGCTAGAGGATTTAATGTCATAGATAGAATGAAAGCCGAGCTTGAGACAGCTTGCCCCGAAACAGTGTCTTGTGCAGATGTTCTCACTATCGCTTCTCAAATATCAGTCATTTTg TCAGGAGGTCCATGGTGGCCGGTTCCGTTGGGGAGGAGAGACAGCTTACAAGCTTTCTTCGATCTGGCTAATACAGCTCTTCCTTCTCCATTTTTCACTCTTGATGAACTTAAAGCAAGTTTTGCTGCCGTTGGTCTAAACCTCACCTCGGATCTAGTCGCTCTTTCAG GTGGTCACACATTTGGAAGAGCACAATGTCAATTTGTGACACCTCGTCTTTACAACTTCAACGGTACCAATAGCCCAGACCCGAGTATTAACCCAACTTACCTCGCCCAACTACGTGGACTGTGCCCTCAAAACGGAAACGGCACCGTTCTGGTGAACTTCGACCCTGTGACTCCAGATGGTTTCGATAATAAATACTACACTAATCTTCGTAACGGGAGAGGTCTGATTCAGAGTGATCAAGAACTGTTTTCAACTCCTCAAGCCGACACGATTACACTAGTGGAGCAATACAGTAACAACAATACCTTGTTCTTTGATGCATTCGCAAAAGCAATGATTCGGATGGGAGATCTTAAACCTTCGACAGGGAATCAAAGTGAGATAAGACTGAATTGTAGGGTTGTTAACTCAAGGATCATGAGTGTGGAGAGTGATGTTGATGGTGTTGTGAGTTCGATTTGA